One Streptomyces mobaraensis NBRC 13819 = DSM 40847 DNA segment encodes these proteins:
- a CDS encoding aminopeptidase P family protein, translating to MAITSMEASSRPLGPEHYAARMERAARSAAQAGMAGLIIAPGPDLAWLCGYHPPVTERLTALVVTPGRRTLLLVPELERPDAEKAPGAPALTVVGWRDAENPYDALAAHLEPQGRYGVSDNTWALHLLAFQRLRPGGAHAALTEALPMLRAVKDGYEVERLAAAGAAADATYEEIVRLPFAGRREREVAADLDRLLREHGHQQVDFTIVGSGPNGANPHHEAGDRVIQDGDMVVMDFGGLMDGYGSDTTRTVHVGEPGAEERKVHDLVREAQQAAFEAVRPGAACQDVDRAARQVIARNGYGEYFVHRTGHGIGVTTHEPPYMVEGEHLTLVPGMCFSIEPGIYLPGRFGVRIEDIVVCTEDGGRRLNTTGRELLVVA from the coding sequence ATGGCGATCACGTCGATGGAAGCGTCCTCCCGCCCGCTGGGCCCGGAGCACTACGCGGCCCGGATGGAGCGCGCGGCCCGCTCCGCCGCCCAGGCCGGCATGGCCGGACTGATCATCGCGCCCGGCCCCGACCTGGCCTGGCTCTGCGGCTACCACCCGCCCGTCACCGAACGTCTCACCGCGCTGGTGGTGACCCCCGGCCGCAGGACGCTGCTGCTGGTCCCCGAGCTGGAGCGGCCCGACGCGGAAAAGGCGCCCGGCGCCCCGGCGTTGACCGTCGTCGGCTGGCGGGACGCCGAGAACCCCTACGACGCGCTCGCCGCGCACCTCGAACCGCAAGGCCGCTACGGGGTGTCCGACAACACCTGGGCGCTGCACCTGCTGGCCTTCCAGCGGCTGCGCCCCGGCGGGGCCCACGCCGCCCTGACCGAGGCGCTGCCCATGCTGCGCGCGGTCAAGGACGGGTACGAGGTCGAGCGGCTGGCGGCGGCGGGCGCGGCGGCCGACGCCACGTACGAGGAGATCGTCCGGCTGCCGTTCGCCGGGCGGCGGGAGCGCGAGGTGGCCGCCGACCTGGACCGGCTGCTGCGCGAGCACGGCCACCAGCAGGTGGACTTCACCATCGTCGGCTCGGGTCCCAACGGCGCCAATCCGCACCACGAGGCGGGGGACCGGGTGATCCAGGACGGCGACATGGTCGTGATGGACTTCGGCGGCCTGATGGACGGTTACGGCTCCGACACCACCCGTACGGTGCACGTCGGGGAGCCGGGTGCCGAGGAGCGCAAGGTCCACGACCTGGTCCGGGAGGCGCAGCAGGCGGCGTTCGAGGCCGTCCGGCCGGGGGCCGCCTGCCAGGACGTCGACCGGGCCGCCCGCCAGGTGATCGCGCGCAACGGCTACGGCGAGTACTTCGTCCACCGGACGGGCCACGGGATCGGCGTCACCACGCACGAGCCGCCGTACATGGTCGAGGGCGAGCACCTGACGCTGGTGCCGGGGATGTGCTTCTCGATCGAGCCCGGGATCTATCTGCCGGGCCGGTTCGGGGTGCGGATCGAGGACATCGTGGTCTGCACGGAGGACGGCGGGCGGCGGCTGAACACGACGGGCCGGGAGCTGCTCGTCGTGGCGTGA
- a CDS encoding MFS transporter, which produces MSPTSEPITAASPATDPRRWWGLVFIGLAQLMVVLDATIVNIALPSAQRDLSMSDTNRQWVITAYTLAFGGLLLLGGRIADLVGRKRTFLAGLIGFAVASALGGAAHTDWQLFGARALQGVFAALLAPSALSLLTTTFTDPRERGKAFGVYSGIAGAGSAVGLLAGGLLTEYLDWRWCMYVNAPIALIAFAGGLWALHDHRPERRTRLDLRGVLLACTGLVAVVYGCSEAEPHGWDSPRVLTLLVGGVALLALFGWWQTRARHPLLPPRVVRDRNRAGAFLTLGLAVIAMFGMFLYMTYYFQLVLGYRPVEAGLAFLPMSATIIVTSTQIASRLLHRLPPRLLITPGTLLAAVALFLLTSLPVRADYAVHVLPSTILFGLGLGLIFVAVMDTATKGVDPNDSGVTSATVNTCQQVGGSIGTALLNTIATATTGSYVAAHLKSAAATGPVTPAARSAIVKDGVVHGFHVGLAWASVIMLAASAVAWLVITAPAPRHGDRAPEGGPRGTRTEREPRRTRP; this is translated from the coding sequence ATGAGCCCCACATCCGAACCGATCACCGCCGCCTCCCCCGCCACCGACCCCCGCCGCTGGTGGGGCCTGGTGTTCATCGGCCTCGCCCAGCTGATGGTCGTCCTCGACGCGACGATCGTGAACATCGCCCTCCCGTCCGCCCAGCGCGACCTGTCGATGTCGGACACCAACCGGCAGTGGGTGATCACGGCGTACACCCTGGCCTTCGGCGGGCTGCTGCTGCTCGGCGGCCGGATCGCGGACCTGGTCGGCCGGAAGCGGACCTTCCTCGCGGGGCTGATCGGCTTCGCCGTCGCCTCGGCACTGGGCGGCGCCGCGCACACGGACTGGCAGCTCTTCGGCGCGCGGGCGCTGCAAGGCGTCTTCGCCGCCCTGCTGGCGCCCTCCGCGCTCTCCCTGCTCACGACGACGTTCACCGACCCGCGCGAGCGCGGCAAGGCGTTCGGCGTGTACAGCGGCATCGCGGGCGCGGGCTCGGCCGTCGGACTGCTCGCGGGCGGTCTGCTCACCGAGTACCTGGACTGGCGCTGGTGCATGTACGTCAACGCCCCGATCGCCCTCATCGCCTTCGCCGGCGGCCTGTGGGCCCTGCACGACCACCGCCCCGAACGGCGCACCCGGCTGGACCTGCGCGGCGTCCTCCTGGCCTGTACGGGCCTGGTCGCCGTCGTCTACGGGTGCAGCGAGGCCGAACCGCACGGCTGGGACAGCCCCCGGGTGCTCACCCTGCTGGTCGGCGGCGTGGCGCTGCTGGCGCTGTTCGGCTGGTGGCAGACCCGGGCCCGCCACCCGCTGCTGCCGCCGCGCGTCGTCCGCGACCGCAACCGGGCGGGGGCGTTCCTGACGCTGGGCCTGGCCGTGATCGCCATGTTCGGGATGTTCCTGTACATGACGTACTACTTCCAGCTCGTCCTCGGCTACCGGCCGGTCGAGGCCGGCCTGGCGTTCCTGCCGATGTCCGCCACGATCATCGTCACCAGCACCCAGATCGCCTCCCGGCTGCTGCACCGGCTGCCGCCTCGGCTGCTGATCACGCCGGGGACGCTGCTGGCGGCCGTCGCGCTGTTCCTGCTGACGTCCCTGCCGGTGCGGGCGGACTACGCGGTGCACGTCCTGCCGTCGACGATCCTCTTCGGCCTGGGCCTGGGCCTGATCTTCGTGGCGGTGATGGACACCGCGACGAAGGGCGTCGACCCGAACGACTCCGGCGTCACCTCCGCCACCGTCAACACCTGCCAGCAAGTGGGCGGTTCGATCGGCACCGCGCTGCTCAACACCATCGCGACCGCCACCACCGGCTCGTACGTCGCCGCGCACCTGAAATCGGCGGCGGCCACCGGGCCGGTGACACCGGCGGCGCGCTCGGCGATCGTCAAGGACGGGGTGGTGCACGGCTTCCACGTCGGGCTGGCCTGGGCCTCGGTGATCATGCTGGCCGCCTCGGCGGTGGCCTGGCTGGTGATCACGGCCCCGGCCCCGCGCCACGGCGACCGGGCGCCGGAGGGCGGCCCCCGCGGGACCCGGACGGAACGGGAGCCGCGCCGGACCCGCCCGTAG
- a CDS encoding M4 family metallopeptidase — MVVVGVQTGSASASGDRDSGGLPLTLSASQRTAAIQEAQSGASATAAKIGLSGKEKLIARDVVKDADGTVHTRYERTYDGLPVLGGDLIVHEAKAGRSVTKANDATIALPSTDASLAPAAAKKSALSAAADQKTAKADGQAPRKVVWAAQGKPVLAYETVVTGVQKDGTPSELHVITDAASGKKLYQYEAIETGTGTSTYSGTVPLTTTKSGSQYQLNDGARGGHKTYDLNQGTSGTGSLFTNSTDTWGGGRQTAGVDAHYGAAVTWDFYKNVFGRNGIRNDGKAAYSRVHYGNSYVNAFWSDSCFCMTYGDGQNNKNPLTALDVAAHEMSHGVTAATAKLVYSGESGGLNEATSDIFGTAVEFYANNKTDVGDYLIGEKINIYGDGKPLRYMDKPSKDGKSKDSWYSGIGGVDVHYSSGPANHFFYLLSEGSGKKTINGVDYDSPTADGSKVTGIGRDKAQKIWYKALTTQFTSNTNYAKARTGTLNAAASLYGNNSAEYKAVAAAWSAINVK; from the coding sequence ATGGTCGTCGTCGGCGTGCAGACGGGCAGCGCGAGCGCCTCGGGTGACCGTGACAGCGGAGGGCTGCCACTGACGCTCTCCGCGAGCCAGCGCACCGCCGCCATCCAGGAGGCCCAGAGCGGCGCGTCGGCGACCGCCGCCAAGATCGGCCTGAGCGGCAAGGAGAAGCTGATCGCCCGCGACGTCGTCAAGGACGCCGACGGCACCGTCCACACGCGCTACGAGCGCACCTACGACGGGCTGCCCGTGCTCGGCGGCGACCTGATCGTCCACGAGGCGAAGGCCGGACGCTCGGTCACCAAGGCGAACGACGCGACCATAGCCCTGCCCTCGACCGACGCCTCCCTGGCCCCGGCCGCGGCGAAGAAGTCGGCGCTGAGCGCCGCCGCCGACCAGAAGACCGCCAAGGCGGACGGCCAGGCGCCGCGCAAGGTCGTCTGGGCCGCGCAGGGCAAGCCGGTCCTGGCGTACGAGACCGTGGTCACGGGCGTGCAGAAGGACGGCACCCCGAGCGAGCTGCACGTGATCACCGACGCGGCGTCCGGCAAGAAGCTGTACCAGTACGAGGCCATCGAGACCGGTACCGGCACCAGCACCTACAGCGGCACCGTGCCGCTGACCACCACCAAGTCGGGCTCCCAGTACCAGCTCAACGACGGCGCGCGCGGCGGCCACAAGACGTACGACCTCAACCAGGGGACGTCCGGCACCGGTTCGCTGTTCACCAACAGCACCGACACCTGGGGCGGCGGCCGGCAGACGGCCGGTGTCGACGCGCACTACGGCGCGGCCGTGACCTGGGACTTCTACAAGAACGTCTTCGGCCGCAACGGCATCCGCAACGACGGCAAGGCCGCCTACTCCCGCGTCCACTACGGCAACAGCTACGTGAACGCCTTCTGGTCCGACTCCTGCTTCTGCATGACCTACGGCGACGGCCAGAACAACAAGAACCCGCTCACCGCCCTCGACGTGGCGGCCCACGAGATGAGCCACGGCGTCACCGCCGCCACGGCCAAGCTCGTGTACAGCGGCGAGTCGGGCGGCCTCAACGAGGCGACCAGCGACATCTTCGGCACCGCCGTCGAGTTCTACGCCAACAACAAGACCGACGTGGGCGACTACCTCATCGGCGAGAAGATCAACATCTACGGCGACGGCAAGCCGCTGCGCTACATGGACAAGCCGAGCAAGGACGGCAAGTCCAAGGACAGCTGGTACTCCGGCATCGGCGGGGTGGACGTCCACTACTCGTCCGGCCCGGCCAACCACTTCTTCTACCTGCTCTCCGAGGGCAGCGGGAAGAAGACGATCAACGGCGTGGACTACGACAGCCCGACCGCCGACGGGTCCAAGGTCACCGGCATCGGCCGGGACAAGGCCCAGAAGATCTGGTACAAGGCGCTGACCACGCAGTTCACCTCGAACACCAACTACGCCAAGGCGCGCACCGGCACCCTGAACGCCGCCGCGTCGCTCTACGGCAACAACAGCGCGGAGTACAAGGCGGTGGCGGCGGCCTGGTCCGCCATCAACGTCAAGTAG
- a CDS encoding GNAT family N-acetyltransferase: MQVRTYAEGCVPAELAARADALRAQVWAGGGPPDPALRPVAMLLVSPEGEVAAALDVLTKEIEHEGARYRAAGLSAVVTDRARRGRGHGRRLVAAAREWIAADGADIGLFTCDRPLRPFYESAGWEALEGTVLVGGTPGDPFPSDGPGFDKVTMAGFFTARARRAAGSFRGRRIGLYPGEIDRLW; encoded by the coding sequence GTGCAGGTCAGGACCTACGCGGAGGGGTGCGTTCCGGCGGAGTTGGCCGCCCGGGCGGACGCGCTGCGCGCCCAGGTGTGGGCCGGCGGCGGACCGCCCGACCCGGCGCTGCGCCCGGTCGCGATGCTCCTCGTCTCACCCGAGGGCGAGGTGGCGGCGGCGCTCGACGTCCTGACGAAGGAGATCGAGCACGAGGGCGCGCGCTACCGCGCCGCCGGGCTGAGCGCGGTCGTCACCGACCGGGCCCGGCGGGGCCGTGGGCACGGGCGGCGGCTGGTGGCCGCCGCCCGGGAGTGGATCGCCGCGGACGGGGCGGACATCGGGCTGTTCACCTGCGACCGGCCGCTGCGGCCCTTCTACGAGAGCGCGGGCTGGGAGGCGCTGGAGGGCACCGTCCTCGTCGGCGGGACACCGGGTGATCCGTTCCCGAGCGATGGTCCGGGATTCGACAAAGTCACCATGGCCGGATTCTTCACCGCCCGGGCGCGGCGGGCGGCGGGGTCGTTCCGGGGGCGCCGGATCGGTTTGTACCCCGGGGAGATCGACCGGTTGTGGTGA
- a CDS encoding antitoxin, whose protein sequence is MSMLDKLKGLLKGHEDTARQGVDKAGDAFDAKTGNKYQSQVDAAQRKIDEQLGNRPPTDGQP, encoded by the coding sequence ATGTCCATGCTCGACAAGCTCAAGGGTCTGCTCAAGGGCCACGAGGACACCGCCCGGCAGGGTGTCGACAAGGCCGGTGACGCCTTCGATGCCAAGACCGGGAACAAGTACCAGAGCCAAGTCGACGCCGCCCAGCGGAAGATCGACGAGCAGCTGGGCAACCGGCCGCCCACGGACGGGCAGCCGTAG
- a CDS encoding carboxymuconolactone decarboxylase family protein, whose translation MNARLDYFASPTAGKIMKQFMAVGRALKDSPLPAETQELVALRVSQINGCAVCIDMHTKEAAAAGAAPVRLNLVAAWREATVFTEAERAALELAEEGTRVADAATGVSDAVWAKAAEHYDEEQLTALAVLVSFMNSVNRLNIITRQPAGDYEPGQFH comes from the coding sequence ATGAACGCGCGACTGGACTACTTCGCCAGCCCGACCGCCGGAAAGATCATGAAGCAGTTCATGGCGGTGGGCCGGGCGCTCAAGGACTCGCCGCTGCCCGCCGAGACGCAGGAGCTGGTGGCGCTGCGCGTGAGCCAGATCAACGGCTGCGCCGTCTGCATCGACATGCACACCAAGGAGGCCGCCGCCGCGGGTGCGGCTCCGGTGCGGCTGAACCTGGTCGCGGCATGGCGGGAGGCGACGGTCTTCACCGAGGCCGAACGGGCCGCGCTGGAGCTGGCGGAGGAAGGGACCCGGGTCGCGGACGCCGCCACGGGCGTCAGCGACGCGGTGTGGGCGAAGGCCGCCGAGCACTACGACGAGGAACAGCTCACCGCCCTGGCCGTGCTGGTCTCCTTCATGAACTCGGTGAACCGGCTGAACATCATCACCCGGCAGCCGGCCGGTGACTACGAGCCCGGGCAGTTCCACTGA
- a CDS encoding IS110 family transposase, whose protein sequence is MVDTTATDLFLGLDLGKEFHHAHGRTGDGRTVHDKRLPNTEPKLLELFTKLVAKFGTVLVIVDQVANIGALPLTVARASGCRVAYLPGLSMRRAADLHPGEAKTDARDAFVIAETARTMPHTLRAVDRDDEVLAELTMLTGYDNDLAGEVNRTTNRLRGLLSQIHPSLERVLGPRLAYPYVQALLARHGSPAKLKRLGRARCEALLKAHGSRKAKQLAGEISDALAEQTLVVPGTEASALIVPGLAAQLAAAHTQRQATEQEIAALLEALPLFHLLTSLPGMGVRTTAAVIVAIGDGTGFPTAGHLASYAGLAPATKSSGTSIRGEHAPHRGNRLLKRALFQAAFAATGCKSDPSSRIYYDRQRTRGKTHTQAILRLARQRVNVIHAMIRNGTLYEPRALDLAA, encoded by the coding sequence ATGGTCGACACGACCGCGACAGATCTCTTCCTCGGCCTGGACCTGGGCAAGGAGTTCCACCACGCCCACGGCCGGACCGGGGACGGCAGGACCGTGCACGACAAGCGGCTGCCCAACACCGAGCCGAAACTGCTGGAGCTGTTCACCAAGCTGGTGGCGAAGTTCGGTACCGTCCTGGTGATCGTGGACCAGGTCGCCAACATCGGCGCGCTGCCGCTGACGGTGGCCCGCGCGAGCGGGTGCCGGGTGGCCTACCTGCCGGGACTGTCGATGCGGCGGGCCGCCGACCTGCATCCCGGTGAGGCCAAGACAGACGCCCGCGACGCGTTCGTGATCGCCGAGACCGCCCGGACCATGCCGCACACCTTGCGCGCGGTGGACCGTGACGACGAGGTACTGGCCGAGCTGACCATGCTCACCGGCTACGACAACGACCTGGCCGGCGAGGTGAACCGCACCACCAACCGGCTGCGCGGCCTGCTCTCCCAGATCCACCCCTCCCTGGAACGCGTGCTCGGCCCGCGCCTGGCCTACCCCTACGTCCAAGCCCTCCTGGCCCGGCACGGCTCCCCGGCGAAGCTGAAGAGACTCGGCCGGGCCCGCTGCGAGGCCCTGCTCAAAGCGCACGGCTCGCGCAAGGCGAAGCAGCTGGCCGGGGAGATCTCCGACGCGCTGGCCGAGCAGACTCTCGTCGTTCCCGGCACCGAGGCGTCCGCGCTGATCGTTCCGGGCCTGGCCGCTCAGCTCGCCGCCGCCCACACCCAGCGACAGGCCACCGAGCAGGAGATCGCCGCCCTGCTGGAGGCCCTCCCTCTTTTCCACCTCCTGACGTCCCTGCCCGGCATGGGCGTCAGGACCACCGCCGCGGTGATCGTCGCGATCGGTGACGGCACCGGCTTCCCCACCGCCGGACACCTCGCCTCCTACGCCGGACTCGCCCCCGCAACGAAGTCCTCGGGCACCTCCATCCGCGGCGAGCACGCTCCCCACCGCGGCAACCGGCTCCTCAAACGCGCCCTGTTCCAGGCCGCGTTCGCCGCGACCGGCTGCAAGAGCGACCCGTCCTCGCGGATCTACTACGACCGCCAGCGAACCCGCGGCAAGACTCACACCCAGGCGATCCTCCGCCTGGCCCGGCAACGCGTGAACGTCATCCACGCGATGATCCGCAACGGCACCCTCTACGAACCCCGCGCCCTCGACCTCGCTGCCTGA
- a CDS encoding IS110 family transposase: MIDTEDVGVFLGLDVGKSAHHGHGLTPAGKKVFDKQLPNNEPRLRAVFDKLAAKFGTVLVIVDQPASIGALPLTVARDTGCKVAYLPGLAMRRIADLYPGEAKTDAKDAAVIADAARTMAHTLRSLELTDEVTAELTVLVGFDQDLAAEATRTSNRIRGLLTQFHPSLERVLGPRLDHQAVTWLLERYGSPQALRKAGRRRLVELVRPKAPRMAERLINEVFDALDEQTVVVPGTGTLDVVLPSLARSLAAVHEQRRALEAQISTLLEAHPLSKVLTSMPGIAVRTAATLLVTVGDGTSFPTAAHLASYAGLAPATKQSGTSIHGEHAPRGGNRQLKRAMFLSAFAALHDHSSRTYYDKCRARGKTHTQALLRLARHRISVLFAMLRDGTFYEPRTPRLA; encoded by the coding sequence GTGATCGACACCGAAGACGTGGGCGTCTTCCTCGGCCTGGACGTCGGCAAGAGCGCCCATCACGGCCACGGGCTCACCCCGGCCGGCAAGAAAGTCTTCGACAAACAACTGCCCAACAACGAACCCAGACTGCGGGCCGTCTTCGACAAGCTCGCCGCGAAGTTCGGCACCGTCCTGGTGATCGTGGACCAGCCCGCCTCCATCGGAGCCCTTCCTCTGACAGTCGCCCGCGACACCGGCTGCAAGGTCGCCTACCTGCCCGGACTCGCGATGCGGCGGATCGCCGACCTCTACCCGGGCGAGGCGAAGACCGACGCGAAGGACGCCGCGGTGATCGCGGACGCCGCCCGCACGATGGCGCACACCCTGCGCTCGCTGGAGCTGACGGATGAGGTCACCGCCGAGCTCACCGTGCTGGTGGGTTTCGACCAGGATCTCGCCGCCGAGGCCACGCGCACCTCCAACCGGATCCGCGGCCTGCTCACCCAGTTCCACCCGTCCCTGGAACGAGTCCTCGGGCCCCGGCTCGACCACCAGGCCGTCACCTGGCTGCTCGAACGCTACGGCTCCCCGCAGGCCCTGCGGAAAGCCGGACGCCGCAGGCTCGTCGAGCTGGTGCGACCCAAGGCCCCGCGCATGGCCGAGCGGCTGATCAACGAGGTCTTCGACGCACTCGACGAACAAACCGTCGTCGTTCCCGGGACCGGCACCCTCGACGTCGTGCTCCCGTCCCTGGCCCGCTCCCTGGCCGCCGTCCACGAACAGCGCCGGGCGTTGGAAGCCCAGATCAGCACCCTGCTGGAGGCCCACCCTCTTTCAAAGGTCCTGACCTCGATGCCGGGGATCGCGGTCAGGACCGCCGCCACCTTGCTGGTCACCGTCGGCGACGGCACCAGCTTCCCCACCGCCGCCCACCTCGCCTCCTACGCCGGCCTCGCCCCCGCCACGAAGCAGTCGGGCACCTCGATCCACGGCGAACACGCGCCCAGAGGCGGCAACCGCCAGCTCAAACGCGCGATGTTCTTATCCGCCTTCGCCGCCCTGCACGACCACTCCTCCCGCACCTACTACGACAAGTGCCGGGCCAGAGGGAAGACCCACACACAGGCCCTTCTCCGCCTCGCTCGGCACCGCATCAGCGTGCTCTTCGCGATGCTCCGCGACGGCACCTTCTACGAACCCCGAACCCCCCGCCTCGCTTGA
- a CDS encoding IS30 family transposase codes for MDFKIRESRREQGPRKLHREREEYFRLVQLGFGNAEASRRVGVNPRTGREWRNGRPEGRRKPPRLPAHAVRAPSLSSRYLTETDRIHIADRLREKASVRAIAAELGRSPSTVSREIRRNRHPVGGQYRPHAAQARADARRPRPKQGKIARNPALRDFIQRHLRRRWSPEQICNALRAQFPNRPEMHVVHETVYQALYIQGRGELRREVARSLRSGRAMRRPQRQAASRQPRFTHPMVMISERPAEAEDRAVPGHWEGDLIIGKDSGSAIGTLVERATRYVMLVHLPDGRGAEQVRDALQETVQRLPTHLKRSLTWDQGSEMAAHHAFTIATDVPVYFCDPASPWQRGSNENTNGLLRQYFPKGTDLSAHSREDLDAVAAELNGRPRKTLGWETPAERLHKLLAA; via the coding sequence ATGGACTTCAAGATCCGTGAGAGCCGCAGGGAACAGGGCCCACGGAAGCTGCACCGGGAACGGGAGGAATACTTCCGGCTCGTGCAGCTGGGATTCGGTAACGCGGAGGCGAGCCGACGCGTAGGTGTCAACCCTCGGACCGGCCGTGAGTGGCGCAACGGCCGGCCCGAGGGCCGCAGGAAGCCGCCGAGGCTGCCCGCACACGCTGTGCGGGCGCCCTCGCTGTCGTCCCGGTACCTGACCGAGACCGACCGGATCCACATCGCCGACCGGCTGCGGGAGAAGGCATCGGTGCGGGCGATCGCGGCCGAGCTGGGCCGCAGCCCCTCCACGGTCAGCCGCGAGATCCGCCGCAACCGCCACCCCGTGGGCGGGCAGTACCGTCCCCACGCTGCCCAGGCCCGCGCCGATGCCCGCCGGCCCCGCCCCAAGCAGGGGAAGATCGCCCGCAACCCGGCACTCCGGGACTTCATCCAGCGCCACCTGAGACGGCGGTGGAGCCCGGAACAGATCTGCAACGCTCTGCGGGCACAGTTCCCGAACCGGCCGGAGATGCACGTGGTCCACGAAACCGTCTACCAGGCCCTCTACATCCAAGGACGCGGCGAACTGCGCCGCGAAGTGGCCCGCTCCCTGCGAAGCGGCCGGGCCATGCGCAGGCCACAGCGCCAGGCCGCCTCGCGCCAGCCGCGCTTCACCCACCCCATGGTCATGATCAGCGAACGCCCCGCCGAGGCCGAGGACCGGGCGGTGCCCGGCCACTGGGAAGGCGACCTGATCATCGGCAAGGACAGCGGTTCCGCGATCGGCACCCTGGTCGAGCGCGCCACCCGCTACGTGATGCTGGTCCATCTGCCGGACGGCCGCGGTGCCGAGCAGGTCCGCGACGCGCTCCAGGAGACCGTGCAGCGGCTTCCCACCCACCTGAAACGGTCCCTGACCTGGGACCAGGGCAGCGAGATGGCCGCCCACCACGCTTTCACCATCGCCACTGATGTCCCGGTCTACTTCTGCGATCCCGCCAGCCCCTGGCAGCGCGGCTCGAACGAGAACACCAACGGCCTCCTGCGGCAGTACTTCCCCAAGGGCACCGACCTGTCCGCCCACAGCCGTGAAGACCTCGACGCCGTCGCAGCCGAGCTCAACGGCCGCCCACGCAAAACGCTCGGCTGGGAAACCCCAGCCGAGCGCCTGCATAAACTGCTTGCGGCCTGA
- a CDS encoding TerD family protein translates to MPVSLSKGGNVSLTKEAPGLTAVTVGLGWDVRTTTGTDFDLDASAIAVNPSGKVYSDAHFVFFNNKQTPDQSIVHTGDNTTGAGEGDDEQINVNLAALPADVDKIVFPVSIYDATARSQNFGQVRNAYIRIINQAGGAEIARYDLSEDAATETAMVFGELYRNGAEWKFRAVGQGYASGLQGIAQDFGVNV, encoded by the coding sequence ATGCCTGTAAGCCTGTCCAAGGGCGGCAACGTCTCCCTCACCAAGGAGGCCCCGGGCCTGACCGCCGTCACCGTCGGCCTCGGCTGGGACGTCCGCACCACCACGGGCACGGACTTCGACCTCGACGCGAGCGCGATTGCGGTGAACCCCAGCGGCAAGGTCTACTCGGACGCCCACTTCGTCTTCTTCAACAACAAGCAGACTCCGGACCAGTCCATCGTGCACACCGGTGACAACACCACCGGCGCCGGCGAGGGCGACGACGAGCAGATCAACGTCAACCTGGCCGCTCTCCCGGCCGACGTCGACAAGATCGTCTTCCCGGTCTCCATCTACGACGCCACCGCGCGCTCGCAGAACTTCGGCCAGGTGCGCAACGCCTACATCCGCATCATCAACCAGGCCGGCGGCGCCGAGATCGCCCGCTACGACCTGAGCGAGGACGCGGCCACCGAGACGGCCATGGTCTTCGGCGAGCTCTACCGCAACGGCGCCGAGTGGAAGTTCCGCGCCGTCGGCCAGGGTTACGCGTCCGGCCTCCAGGGCATCGCCCAGGACTTCGGCGTCAACGTCTGA